A DNA window from Rossellomorea marisflavi contains the following coding sequences:
- a CDS encoding extracellular solute-binding protein, which yields MNKRMISRLGSVGLAGMLLLAGCSGEKGSSSSSEGGDGKVTWMNILHTASPPTDTIVDEIEKKTDTKLEFSWVPDASKEERINTAIASDSLADIVTITMMDNSSVRNAMKSGMFWNVEDYLDDYPNLKDISEDVRKSASIEGKLYGVPFQKDLSRIGIVIRKDWLDNLGLDMPKTTEDLMKVAQAFTEDDPDGNGKDDTVGLLDRSDLVYSSFKTLATYFGAPNKWDVDEQGNFTPEFETEGYVKAMDYLKKMYDNGWVNKDFAVMAKTDQQQTFAQGKAGIYFGGLFDGQNFQNMAKGIQDDMELDLINDMTSTDYNKRVIWSEGNGVGGVLAFPRSEVKDEAELKKILQFVNDLHDEELYSLMTYGIEGTHYEEDADGLYKIIDQNLWQQEVQPLAASRPRETGYESKDPNPIKQKSNEMIAENADYAVLNPAVPLESGTYSSQGTELQKIITDATYQYILGEIDMKGFKKAVQSWEDQGGKTIKEEYKEAYKASQ from the coding sequence ATGAACAAACGCATGATCTCAAGATTGGGTAGCGTCGGACTTGCCGGGATGCTGCTTCTTGCCGGCTGCAGTGGGGAAAAAGGGTCCAGCTCTTCATCGGAAGGAGGGGACGGGAAGGTCACATGGATGAACATCCTGCACACCGCCTCGCCGCCTACAGACACCATCGTGGATGAAATCGAGAAGAAGACCGATACGAAACTCGAATTCTCTTGGGTGCCCGATGCGTCAAAGGAAGAGCGGATCAACACCGCCATCGCGTCTGATTCCCTGGCCGATATCGTGACGATCACCATGATGGATAATTCCTCGGTGCGAAACGCCATGAAGTCCGGCATGTTCTGGAATGTAGAGGACTATCTTGATGATTACCCGAATCTGAAGGACATTTCGGAGGATGTAAGGAAGTCGGCATCCATTGAAGGGAAGCTGTACGGGGTGCCGTTCCAGAAAGATTTGTCGCGGATCGGGATTGTCATCCGCAAAGACTGGCTCGACAATCTCGGACTCGACATGCCGAAAACAACAGAGGATCTCATGAAGGTGGCCCAGGCGTTCACCGAGGATGATCCCGACGGGAACGGCAAGGACGATACGGTAGGATTGCTCGACCGGAGCGACCTGGTGTATAGCTCGTTCAAGACGCTTGCCACCTACTTCGGAGCCCCGAATAAATGGGATGTCGACGAACAAGGCAACTTCACACCGGAATTCGAAACAGAAGGATATGTCAAAGCCATGGACTACCTGAAGAAGATGTATGACAACGGTTGGGTGAACAAGGACTTTGCCGTCATGGCGAAGACCGACCAGCAGCAAACGTTCGCCCAAGGGAAAGCCGGGATCTACTTCGGTGGATTATTCGACGGGCAGAACTTCCAGAACATGGCCAAAGGCATCCAGGATGATATGGAGCTTGATCTCATCAACGACATGACGTCAACAGACTACAACAAGCGCGTGATCTGGTCTGAAGGGAACGGTGTCGGCGGCGTTCTTGCCTTCCCTCGCTCTGAAGTAAAGGACGAAGCCGAGTTGAAGAAGATCCTTCAGTTCGTCAATGATCTCCATGATGAAGAGCTGTATAGCCTGATGACCTATGGAATCGAAGGAACGCATTATGAAGAAGATGCCGACGGCCTGTACAAAATCATCGACCAGAATCTTTGGCAGCAGGAAGTACAGCCACTTGCAGCTTCAAGGCCGCGGGAAACGGGATATGAATCAAAAGATCCAAACCCGATCAAGCAGAAATCCAATGAAATGATTGCCGAAAATGCTGACTATGCCGTCCTGAACCCGGCCGTCCCACTCGAGTCTGGAACCTACTCAAGCCAAGGAACCGAGCTTCAGAAGATCATCACCGATGCCACCTATCAGTACATCCTCGGAGAGATCGACATGAAAGGATTCAAGAAAGCCGTCCAATCATGGGAAGACCAGGGGGGGAAAACCATCAAGGAAGAGTACAAAGAAGCCTACAAGGCGAGTCAATGA
- a CDS encoding glycoside hydrolase family 88/105 protein yields MTNETWATKTADSIMERTPRLYEERGYNEKWSYDYGVILRGFESLWKRTGDERYLAYIRENMDHFIKEDGSILGYRLEEFNIDHINNGKLLFLLHKETGDEKYRKAADLLREQLSRHPRTSEGVFWHKQIYPHQIWLDGLYMGTPFYAQYLMTWNGGEGIEDIIRQFRVSYGRLLNRETGLLHHAWDEKKQQPWAHEGTGLSANIWGRSVGWYVMALADTLEILPEDTAGRDDLATMLESILTKVKSLRDETGVWYQVLDQGGRKGNYLEASCSSMFVYAMAKGIRLGVLDREEWEADVAASRKGLISEFVLLTNEGLVNLNKNCQVAGLGGADQRDGSYAYYISEPIICNDQKGLGAFLQALCECEAVLEGGDASCLSTTSPSLEL; encoded by the coding sequence ATGACCAACGAAACATGGGCAACGAAAACAGCGGACTCCATCATGGAACGGACGCCGAGGCTTTATGAAGAAAGGGGCTATAACGAAAAATGGTCCTATGATTACGGCGTCATCCTGAGAGGGTTTGAGTCCCTCTGGAAGCGGACGGGGGACGAACGGTATTTGGCGTACATCAGAGAGAATATGGATCACTTTATAAAGGAAGATGGAAGCATCCTCGGCTACCGGCTGGAAGAGTTCAATATCGATCACATCAACAACGGCAAGCTCCTGTTCCTGCTCCACAAGGAAACAGGCGACGAGAAATACAGGAAGGCGGCGGACCTTTTAAGGGAACAGCTGTCCCGGCATCCGCGGACGTCGGAAGGGGTGTTTTGGCATAAACAGATTTATCCTCATCAGATCTGGCTCGACGGACTGTATATGGGAACGCCGTTCTATGCACAGTACCTCATGACTTGGAACGGCGGGGAAGGGATCGAGGACATTATCCGTCAGTTCCGTGTAAGTTACGGGCGGTTGTTGAACCGGGAGACCGGCCTTCTGCATCACGCGTGGGATGAGAAAAAGCAGCAGCCATGGGCCCATGAAGGAACCGGTTTGTCAGCCAATATTTGGGGAAGATCCGTCGGCTGGTACGTCATGGCCCTTGCCGATACGCTGGAGATCCTGCCAGAGGACACGGCGGGAAGGGACGATCTCGCGACGATGCTCGAATCCATCCTCACAAAGGTGAAATCACTGCGGGACGAAACCGGCGTCTGGTATCAGGTGCTCGATCAGGGCGGACGGAAAGGGAATTACCTTGAAGCTTCCTGCAGCAGTATGTTCGTCTATGCCATGGCCAAAGGGATCCGTCTCGGAGTATTGGATCGTGAGGAGTGGGAAGCAGATGTCGCCGCATCCCGGAAAGGCCTTATATCAGAATTCGTCCTCCTGACGAATGAAGGGTTGGTGAACCTGAACAAAAACTGTCAGGTCGCCGGGCTCGGCGGCGCTGATCAAAGGGACGGTTCCTACGCGTACTACATCAGCGAGCCGATCATCTGCAACGATCAAAAAGGACTCGGAGCATTCCTCCAGGCCCTATGCGAATGCGAAGCGGTACTGGAAGGGGGAGACGCTTCATGTCTGTCTACGACATCACCGAGTTTGGAGCTGTAA
- a CDS encoding glycoside hydrolase family 28 protein: protein MSVYDITEFGAVSKGRICTEAIQRAIDEAERHGGGRVVVPAGEFLTGALFLKSHIELHLMMGATLLFSDRQEDYPVVASRWEGVNRDVYASCLYAEDAEQIAVTGYGMIDGNGEEWWQVFRNERDRLLYPRPKLISFDRCKGITLRDVHLKDSPSWTVNPIRSENITIDNVTILNPADSPNTDGIDPESCKNVRISNCHIDVGDDCIAIKSGTEDSTDRTPCENITITNCTMVHGHGAVVLGSEMSGDIRNVTISNCVFQDTDRGIRLKSRRGRGGIVEDIRVTNIVMDNVICPFILNLYYFCGPRGKDQYVWDKNPYPVTDETPMFRRIHFSHITARRVHAAAGFIYGLAEQHVSDVSFQHIDISMADDAIPGKPAMMTGIEDMAKRGFFIGCSSDLHFDRVTIENHEGPPFHVENSGTITVRDCLSKTASGSEAVEVTLS, encoded by the coding sequence ATGTCTGTCTACGACATCACCGAGTTTGGAGCTGTAAGCAAAGGCAGGATCTGTACCGAAGCGATCCAGCGCGCCATCGATGAAGCGGAGCGCCATGGCGGTGGGAGGGTGGTCGTACCTGCAGGTGAATTCCTGACGGGCGCCCTATTCCTGAAGAGTCACATCGAGCTCCACCTGATGATGGGGGCGACCCTTCTGTTCTCCGATCGCCAGGAGGATTATCCCGTCGTGGCATCACGCTGGGAAGGCGTGAACCGCGATGTCTATGCCTCATGCCTGTACGCGGAGGATGCCGAACAGATCGCGGTCACGGGTTACGGGATGATCGACGGGAACGGGGAAGAATGGTGGCAGGTGTTCCGCAACGAACGGGACCGCCTCCTCTACCCGCGACCGAAGCTCATCAGCTTTGACCGCTGCAAGGGAATCACCCTTCGCGATGTGCATCTGAAGGACTCCCCGAGCTGGACCGTCAATCCCATCCGTTCCGAGAATATCACCATCGACAATGTGACGATCCTGAACCCTGCCGACTCCCCGAACACCGACGGCATCGATCCCGAGTCGTGCAAGAATGTGCGGATCAGCAACTGCCATATTGATGTCGGGGACGACTGCATCGCCATCAAATCCGGGACAGAGGATTCCACGGACCGCACTCCGTGTGAGAACATCACGATTACGAACTGCACGATGGTCCACGGTCACGGTGCCGTCGTCCTTGGGAGTGAGATGAGCGGTGATATCCGCAACGTCACCATTTCAAACTGCGTCTTCCAGGACACCGACCGCGGCATCCGCCTAAAGTCGAGACGGGGAAGGGGCGGCATCGTCGAAGATATCCGCGTGACGAATATCGTCATGGACAATGTGATCTGTCCTTTCATACTCAACCTCTACTACTTCTGCGGTCCGCGCGGGAAGGACCAATACGTATGGGACAAAAATCCGTATCCGGTCACGGACGAAACGCCGATGTTCCGGCGCATCCACTTCTCCCATATCACGGCGAGACGGGTCCATGCGGCAGCGGGATTCATCTACGGACTCGCCGAGCAGCACGTATCGGACGTCAGCTTCCAGCACATCGATATCTCCATGGCGGATGATGCCATCCCGGGTAAGCCGGCCATGATGACCGGTATCGAGGATATGGCAAAACGGGGCTTTTTCATCGGCTGCTCAAGCGACCTCCATTTCGACCGCGTCACGATCGAGAATCATGAAGGACCGCCGTTCCACGTGGAAAACAGCGGTACGATCACTGTCAGGGACTGCCTGTCGAAGACTGCAAGCGGCAGTGAAGCGGTGGAAGTGACGCTCTCATGA
- a CDS encoding dienelactone hydrolase family protein: MTASLREKLLLLLGDPPPEATLQGTMLSKEKGDAYETEHLMIDLNGMESVPAILLTPLNRSGPHPVVVYQHSHGGDFDTGKHELPESAGYLQDPSFARELTAMGYAVLAIDHWGFEERKGKLESELVKEMLLYGRTLWGMRLFDSMRLLDYIATRKDLDDTRIATIGMSMGGLLSWWLAALDERVKVTIDIAAQVDTETLLEKRGLDHHGFYYYVPGLLKACSTYDIQEMIAPRPRLSLTGESDRMCPVEGARYLDRELTKAYAGEGCPDHWEGRILTGGHQETKEMRETWKTFLRKHL; the protein is encoded by the coding sequence ATGACCGCCTCTCTGCGGGAAAAACTCCTCTTGCTCCTCGGAGATCCGCCTCCGGAAGCCACGCTTCAAGGGACCATGCTTTCAAAGGAGAAGGGGGATGCATATGAAACGGAGCATCTCATGATCGACCTGAACGGGATGGAGAGCGTCCCTGCCATCCTCCTCACACCGTTGAACCGCTCGGGCCCGCACCCTGTCGTCGTCTACCAGCATTCACACGGGGGCGACTTCGACACGGGCAAACACGAGCTGCCGGAGAGTGCCGGCTACCTGCAGGACCCTTCTTTTGCAAGGGAGCTTACGGCCATGGGATATGCCGTCCTGGCCATCGATCATTGGGGATTCGAAGAGAGGAAAGGAAAGCTCGAAAGCGAATTGGTTAAAGAGATGCTGTTATACGGCCGCACCCTTTGGGGCATGCGCCTCTTCGATAGCATGAGGCTCCTGGATTACATCGCAACGAGGAAAGACCTTGATGACACACGTATCGCGACCATCGGAATGAGCATGGGCGGCCTACTGAGCTGGTGGCTTGCGGCCCTCGATGAGCGCGTGAAGGTGACGATCGATATCGCAGCCCAGGTGGATACGGAAACCCTGCTCGAGAAAAGGGGGCTCGATCATCACGGCTTCTACTATTACGTCCCGGGTCTGCTGAAGGCATGTTCCACCTATGACATCCAGGAAATGATCGCTCCACGTCCCCGCCTCAGCCTCACGGGGGAAAGCGACCGGATGTGCCCGGTGGAAGGGGCGCGATATCTGGATAGAGAACTGACCAAGGCTTACGCCGGTGAGGGCTGCCCCGATCATTGGGAGGGCAGGATCCTGACCGGGGGCCACCAAGAGACGAAGGAGATGAGGGAAACATGGAAAACCTTTCTGAGAAAACATCTGTAA
- a CDS encoding pectinesterase family protein: protein MENLSEKTSVKETRMVVGKSGVGTVSTIGEALERCKGIEGPVRITILSGVYRERLAIYQNNLILSGIGDVEIVDGRYAREPDGNGGEIGTFRTATVFINAENVLIENITITNDAGPGEVVGQAVAMYSEGDCVTFKNCRFKGYQDTICLGPLPEVQKTGLPFCTPQLKVRFEKSRAEFHSCMIEGTIDFIFGGGEGLFQQCEIKSLKRPDDGVGFISAASTPEGQERGLIFEECYITAEEGTGNVYLGRPWRAYGKTVFSRCWMGAHLHPERWDDWDKASNRLTTTYVEDRNHYEGDGAFVIPDWITFIEEEEG from the coding sequence ATGGAAAACCTTTCTGAGAAAACATCTGTAAAAGAAACGCGCATGGTTGTCGGGAAATCCGGTGTTGGCACCGTATCGACGATTGGAGAAGCACTGGAGCGCTGCAAGGGGATCGAGGGGCCGGTCCGCATCACGATCCTGAGCGGAGTCTACCGGGAGCGCCTGGCCATTTATCAAAACAACCTGATCCTGAGCGGGATCGGCGACGTGGAAATCGTCGACGGCCGCTATGCGAGGGAGCCTGATGGAAACGGCGGGGAAATCGGCACATTCCGGACCGCCACCGTATTCATCAATGCCGAGAACGTGCTGATTGAAAACATCACCATCACCAATGACGCAGGACCGGGTGAAGTGGTCGGGCAGGCCGTCGCCATGTATTCAGAAGGGGATTGTGTGACATTCAAGAACTGCCGCTTCAAAGGCTATCAGGATACGATCTGTCTCGGACCCCTTCCGGAAGTCCAGAAAACCGGTCTTCCCTTTTGCACCCCCCAGTTGAAGGTCCGCTTCGAGAAAAGCAGGGCCGAATTCCACTCCTGCATGATCGAGGGGACGATTGATTTCATTTTTGGGGGAGGGGAAGGGCTTTTCCAACAGTGTGAAATCAAATCCCTCAAGCGACCCGATGACGGGGTTGGCTTCATTTCCGCAGCGTCGACACCAGAAGGGCAGGAACGCGGATTGATCTTCGAGGAATGCTACATCACGGCAGAAGAAGGAACGGGGAACGTCTACCTCGGACGGCCGTGGCGGGCGTATGGAAAGACCGTCTTCTCCCGCTGCTGGATGGGGGCGCATCTTCACCCGGAACGATGGGATGATTGGGACAAAGCATCGAACCGCCTCACCACCACCTACGTGGAAGACCGCAACCACTACGAAGGAGACGGTGCGTTCGTCATCCCGGATTGGATCACGTTCATCGAGGAGGAAGAGGGGTGA
- a CDS encoding DUF4064 domain-containing protein — MTRKRELLVTLSGGFLCLFFLGGFALTILPMDEATYSDKVFPLLQGNLPGDELGRNFEAVKTLSTWFAITLLVVLCLIALASFFLKGNRNPGRAGIILIAAGGATLIGTQLVAFPLAFLFFLAAALCFFRKQPNRKGVTHA, encoded by the coding sequence GTGACAAGGAAGCGGGAGCTCCTCGTCACCCTGTCCGGGGGCTTCCTCTGCCTCTTTTTCCTCGGAGGGTTTGCCCTTACGATCCTGCCCATGGACGAAGCGACCTATTCCGACAAGGTCTTCCCCCTTTTGCAGGGGAACCTTCCGGGGGATGAGCTCGGCCGGAATTTCGAGGCGGTCAAAACACTGTCAACATGGTTTGCCATCACCCTTCTCGTGGTCCTCTGCCTGATTGCTCTGGCCTCTTTCTTCCTGAAAGGAAACCGGAATCCGGGAAGGGCCGGAATCATCCTGATAGCCGCGGGAGGAGCCACGCTGATCGGCACCCAGCTTGTCGCCTTCCCTCTGGCGTTCCTCTTCTTCCTCGCTGCCGCCCTCTGTTTTTTCCGAAAACAACCGAACAGGAAAGGAGTCACACATGCCTAA
- a CDS encoding DUF3953 domain-containing protein produces the protein MLKILRFLFAIITISFALYGMLSDDFSYAPLMLLFMGGAMLVMGIEEYKNNKKVLASLLVAVCVFTFYTSFEILLR, from the coding sequence TTGTTAAAGATCCTGCGTTTTCTGTTTGCCATCATTACCATCTCATTCGCTCTTTACGGAATGCTGTCGGATGATTTCAGTTATGCACCCCTTATGCTTCTATTCATGGGCGGTGCGATGCTTGTCATGGGGATTGAAGAGTACAAGAATAATAAAAAGGTTTTAGCCAGTCTGCTTGTCGCGGTATGCGTATTTACTTTTTATACCTCGTTTGAGATCCTTCTGCGTTGA
- a CDS encoding AraC family transcriptional regulator: MDMMIEEVPELRIAYFRNIGPYGGEANKELMEKVKSWARKNDILENSVILGIPQDHPDLTPPEACRYDTAVVVAAEIEVTGGAMEGIFTGGKYAVFTLDHTEEAITEWWKHMPSDIEKSGLSIRNQPIVERYTDELIRQHRCEMLVPVQ; the protein is encoded by the coding sequence ATCGACATGATGATAGAAGAGGTTCCAGAGCTGAGAATCGCCTATTTCAGGAACATAGGCCCGTATGGAGGAGAAGCAAATAAGGAACTTATGGAAAAGGTGAAATCGTGGGCAAGAAAGAATGACATCCTGGAGAATTCGGTGATACTCGGAATCCCACAGGACCACCCGGATCTCACACCACCGGAAGCCTGCCGCTACGACACAGCCGTGGTGGTTGCCGCAGAGATCGAGGTGACCGGAGGTGCAATGGAGGGGATATTTACAGGGGGGAAATACGCCGTATTCACACTGGACCACACCGAAGAAGCCATAACGGAATGGTGGAAACACATGCCATCGGATATTGAAAAGAGCGGTTTATCCATAAGAAACCAGCCCATCGTCGAACGATACACCGATGAACTGATCAGGCAGCATCGGTGTGAAATGCTCGTTCCTGTTCAATAA
- a CDS encoding S9 family peptidase, whose amino-acid sequence MEFYVKLTPNPAIRQALLKQSGGIPLNDTKSDYISIKDLLSLPTLSDVTINECGQRSAFVKRTADWERDAYITHIEVHKKGEKTAEVRPGFRPSWSPCSDQLAFMRTQPNGNQLFIQSMKEKKRVQLTDVEGGVASYKWDPTGKGFYYTAPTHTGHHRLHYLDLEERDSLLPLFEEGVHVLDFDLSLDGGRIIFLASPGPDADDAHKAEMYLLNKFTGVVQKIEESRRLGGQVSMSPEGTHICYTVSREEKDYYRTHIPDSTLEIHDLMTGERVQPLSEADSTWMPICWTEQGILVKWQDRTNGRIGLIQPDGNLEPYSHEDGYTLGASISSDGHHLACLKAHPNETAELYVDGVKVTDENDLLSSKRISRKKVITWSNHDGETIEGVLSIPEDMERDRAHPLLVLVHGGPNWASFPFQSTSFNDKYPVESFIAQGFIVLEPNYRGSTGYGDAFMNANARNLGIGDHEDIMSGVDALVEQGIVDPDAVGIMGWSQGGFITAFSSIYSNRFKAASVGGGISNWVTNYTTTDLPSNVLSYLGDTPWNDPEIYAKSSPIWYVQSARTPTLIQHGEADARVPVENAHELYKGLKDQGVEVEFKLFKGMGYSSDHPKVHKLIMEQNLEWFTRHILDGGRQKR is encoded by the coding sequence ATGGAATTTTATGTTAAACTAACACCAAACCCTGCCATCCGGCAGGCACTACTAAAACAGAGCGGCGGGATTCCATTGAACGATACAAAATCAGACTACATAAGCATAAAAGACCTTCTTTCCCTACCGACACTATCCGATGTCACCATCAACGAATGCGGCCAACGATCGGCTTTCGTCAAGCGGACAGCAGATTGGGAACGAGACGCATACATCACCCATATCGAAGTACATAAAAAAGGTGAAAAGACGGCCGAGGTCCGACCGGGCTTCCGTCCATCATGGTCGCCCTGTTCGGATCAGCTTGCCTTCATGCGTACACAGCCCAACGGAAATCAACTCTTCATACAGTCTATGAAAGAAAAGAAGCGAGTCCAACTGACGGATGTAGAAGGAGGGGTCGCTTCTTACAAATGGGATCCGACAGGCAAGGGATTCTACTACACCGCACCCACTCATACCGGGCATCACCGGCTCCATTATCTTGATCTTGAAGAGAGGGATTCACTCCTTCCTCTATTTGAAGAAGGAGTCCATGTTTTGGATTTTGATCTTTCCCTCGATGGAGGAAGGATCATTTTCCTGGCGAGTCCGGGACCGGATGCCGATGACGCTCACAAGGCGGAGATGTACTTGTTGAACAAGTTCACTGGAGTTGTGCAAAAGATTGAAGAAAGCAGGCGCCTTGGTGGACAGGTGAGCATGTCGCCGGAAGGGACACACATCTGCTATACGGTGAGTCGCGAGGAAAAGGATTACTACCGAACCCATATCCCAGACAGCACGCTCGAAATTCATGACCTGATGACGGGGGAAAGGGTGCAGCCCCTATCCGAAGCCGATTCCACTTGGATGCCGATCTGCTGGACAGAACAAGGAATCCTTGTGAAATGGCAGGACCGGACGAACGGGAGAATTGGGCTCATCCAACCGGATGGAAACCTGGAACCCTACAGTCATGAGGATGGCTACACGCTCGGAGCTTCCATATCATCAGACGGCCATCATCTGGCATGCCTGAAGGCACATCCGAATGAAACGGCGGAACTTTATGTGGATGGAGTGAAGGTGACCGATGAGAATGATCTGCTGAGTTCTAAGCGCATCAGCCGGAAAAAGGTGATCACTTGGTCCAATCACGATGGTGAAACGATTGAAGGGGTTCTATCCATACCTGAAGACATGGAACGAGATCGGGCGCATCCGCTCCTGGTCCTGGTCCATGGTGGTCCAAACTGGGCATCTTTCCCGTTTCAATCGACTTCCTTCAATGATAAGTATCCCGTCGAGTCGTTCATCGCACAGGGCTTCATCGTCCTTGAACCGAACTACAGGGGAAGCACGGGGTATGGAGATGCCTTCATGAACGCGAATGCCCGAAATCTGGGGATCGGTGATCATGAAGATATCATGTCAGGTGTCGACGCCCTGGTGGAGCAAGGAATCGTAGACCCGGACGCGGTCGGCATCATGGGGTGGAGCCAGGGAGGATTCATCACCGCGTTCTCGTCCATCTACAGCAACCGGTTCAAGGCGGCATCCGTCGGCGGAGGAATCAGCAACTGGGTGACGAACTACACGACGACCGACCTGCCCTCCAACGTCCTCAGCTATCTCGGTGACACCCCTTGGAATGACCCTGAAATCTATGCCAAGAGCTCACCGATATGGTATGTACAATCCGCACGCACACCGACGCTCATCCAGCACGGGGAAGCCGACGCAAGGGTGCCGGTTGAGAACGCCCATGAACTTTACAAAGGTCTGAAGGATCAAGGGGTGGAGGTTGAGTTCAAGCTCTTCAAAGGAATGGGCTATAGCTCTGACCATCCGAAGGTTCATAAATTGATCATGGAGCAAAACCTTGAATGGTTCACCCGTCATATTCTTGATGGAGGAAGGCAGAAACGTTGA